Proteins from a genomic interval of Zingiber officinale cultivar Zhangliang chromosome 1B, Zo_v1.1, whole genome shotgun sequence:
- the LOC122040026 gene encoding vegetative cell wall protein gp1-like — MKHLQTANSTRVLVSRRGAGRPRKRASESLATESPERSVGIEHVSQGQTPQDTAGASSTRIPTVPSPELPTPTVFTVPPAVPTAYPAPPPPVPVTAYSTPPPVVPKAYLVPSPIVPPAAPAYIDPAVPPVVLAPTYVEVPGVPPPAYPTVPLVVPAPVVPPVSAAITTQPTDMIAA, encoded by the exons Atgaaacatctccagacggcaaatag TACACGTGTTCTCGTGTCGAGACGTGGTGCAGGACGACCACGCAAGAGAGCGTCGGAATCTCTGGCGACGGAGTCTCCAGAGAGGTCTGTTGGGATAGAGcatgtcagtcagggacagactcctcaagatactgcgggcgcgtcgaGCACTCGGATTCCGACGGTCCCTTCTCCAGAGTTACCCACCCCTACAGTATTCACTGTACCACCAGCAGTACCTACTGCGTACCCGGCACCACCACCACCTGTGCCTGTTACGGCGTATTCGACACCTCCTCCAGTAGTGCCTAAGGCGTACCTGGTACCATCACCTATCGTACCTCCAGCCGCTCCTGCCTATAttgaccctgcagtgccaccagTGGTACTTGCCCCGACTTATGTAGAAGTACCAGGGGTACCTCCCCCGGCCTATCCAACGGTACCACTTGTggtaccagctccagtggttccgccagtttcCGCGGCGATCACTACTCAACCTACTGATATGATTGCGGCATGA